In one Pseudodesulfovibrio tunisiensis genomic region, the following are encoded:
- a CDS encoding Rossmann-like domain-containing protein: MSAILEAVRERAVSVWTAEDMLDQSVQVVTGPLTVEQAIGNPEGKDFPIQKGKERLMEAGIRDARGQAFTDDFGAHTATLGEIAKLPLDTNFHRSVFVAALNASMASLGRTGHTIHCRNTGPRECSDKIAEHIRADYGTPKITQVGFQPAMIQALHKDFELRVLDLDPDNVGQVKRGVFIEGPETAGEALAWADLLLITGTTLANGSIDDFIDISGKALTGARALFYGTTIAGAAQLMGWDRYCPQSE, from the coding sequence ATGAGCGCAATTCTCGAAGCGGTCCGCGAGCGGGCCGTATCTGTTTGGACGGCAGAGGACATGCTCGACCAGAGCGTACAGGTGGTCACCGGCCCCCTGACCGTGGAACAGGCCATCGGCAATCCCGAGGGCAAGGACTTCCCGATCCAGAAGGGCAAGGAACGGCTCATGGAAGCCGGAATCCGCGACGCGCGCGGTCAGGCGTTCACCGACGACTTCGGCGCACATACGGCCACGCTCGGCGAAATCGCGAAACTGCCTCTGGACACCAATTTCCATCGTTCCGTGTTCGTGGCCGCGCTGAATGCGTCCATGGCCAGTCTGGGCCGGACCGGGCACACCATCCACTGCCGCAACACCGGACCGCGCGAATGTTCGGACAAGATCGCCGAGCATATCCGCGCCGACTACGGCACGCCGAAGATCACGCAGGTGGGATTCCAGCCCGCCATGATTCAGGCCCTGCACAAGGACTTCGAACTGCGCGTTCTGGACCTTGATCCGGACAACGTGGGGCAGGTCAAACGCGGCGTGTTCATCGAAGGACCGGAAACCGCGGGCGAGGCCCTTGCCTGGGCCGACCTGCTTCTGATCACGGGCACCACCCTTGCCAACGGCTCCATCGACGATTTCATCGACATTTCCGGCAAGGCACTGACCGGGGCCAGAGCCCTGTTCTACGGCACCACCATTGCCGGGGCCGCCCAACTCATGGGCTGGGACCGCTACTGTCCCCAAAGCGAATAG